caaggagcagcatctttttttttttttttttgcttttacatttgcatttatttttttgtggcattTATTCCCGGGCCATAAGTTTCTGTTTCTTGAGTTTcttctgggatatctttttcttctgtgcaacCTCCTCTTCTGGTTTAGGAACAATCTGTTCTTTCTCAGTAAGAATCATCTCAATGTGGCAGGGAGAGCTCATGTATGGGTTAATCCGACCATGAGCTCTGTAAGTCCTTCGCCGCATCTTGGGGGCTTTGTTCACCTGGATGTGCTCCATGACCAGAGAATCTACATCTAAGCCCTTAAGTTCAGCATTACTCTCTGCATTTTTAAGCATGTGCAGTAAAAATTCAGCACTCTTCTTGGGCCACCGACCCTGTGTCCAGCCCCACtgtttggcctgggcacacctaccAACTCCACCATTGTAACGACAGAATGGCACacattgtttctttaaagtgaCATCCTTCAGATACTTGGTGGCTTTTTGGATATGCATACCCTTAATGGCCTGGGCAGTTTCATGAGTGTTCTTAAAGTGAACGCGAAGATTTGAACCTCTTGATTTGCATGACTTTGTGGGGTTTTCTGGGTCAAGTGAATAACGAACCATTTTTAGAGGTCACCTCAGGCCGCTTGCCGGAAAAGGAGGGGGAGCAGCATCTGTATGTGGAAATCTGGGATCCGAgaaggggatgtgttaatttttttcttttctgcagccactcacaggtggacagggtcagggtgtttccctgtgagctgaacaaaggcactttaacATTCAGACAGAGGAGCAGGGTCCCCCAAGGCAGGGCATTATATATGCCTACAGCTATAGACAGAACAAAAGCAAAggtcaaagtaaaagaaacagatccaaaacgGAGTCAGATTTTGTTCTTCCCTTTTACAGTAGTCCAAGTGGGAAATGGTGGTGGTTTGCAATAAGTGgtgacaaaagagagaaagaaaagtagttAGTTATAGGGTATATATTTAAGGTTGAgcctgaaacaggagggaagggggcacaaCCCCTAACGAAAGACATAGCCATTGAGGATCTGACATAAATTGGTTCGAAccaactaggcccaagatggtggaagatttaACTTCCAGTAAACTTCgagcctcattatacactcattgtaagGCATTAGCGTGCCAAATGACTCACCCACAGGCaacatgacagttccaaggccaacaATAAAGGCCAAAAAAATGGGCAGTtgcccaatttctggaaatccccaccccttcccaaaaTAGTCGGAATAATCCTTCCACTTGTTAGTCAATGAAATTACCCATAAAAACTAACCTCATATTTCCAGGCTGCACTCACCTTTTGAGTTGGAACACATTCTGTCTCTGAAATGTATATCTCAcagggcctctcaccttctgaggtgGCCCATACcctgtctatggagtgtgtatctccctaAATAAACCTGCCTTCTCACTTAGTTCTTAGGACAGATCTCCCTTGCCTGCCTGCTTATATACCTCCCAAGTGtcctatattaataaatctacttcttgcctatcactttgcctctcactgaattccttctgccGTGCATAAAGAATATGACCTTTAGTAAGTCCTGACATCAGTTGAgtgattttaattaaaagacaGCGGGTTCAAGTCTGAATCTGAGTTTTGGCTGAGTAAAAGTCTCagcctgtgggttcaagtcccaatctgagttttggccGGGTTCGAGTCCCATATCAGTTGTGCGGTTTCAAGCCTATACATAGATCTTGCTGATGGATAGGATGTGGGgcatgagaggaaaaaaaaaatagatgcagactcctagcttttgttttgttttgttttgttttgttttatagaggGTACATTAAATATCAGCACAATAGAGTATTCATAAAGCACCTTTTTAGTGT
The DNA window shown above is from Hippopotamus amphibius kiboko isolate mHipAmp2 chromosome 17, mHipAmp2.hap2, whole genome shotgun sequence and carries:
- the LOC130840387 gene encoding 60S ribosomal protein L17-like; translation: MVRYSLDPENPTKSCKSRGSNLRVHFKNTHETAQAIKGMHIQKATKYLKDVTLKKQCVPFCRYNGGVGRCAQAKQWGWTQGRWPKKSAEFLLHMLKNAESNAELKGLDVDSLVMEHIQVNKAPKMRRRTYRAHGRINPYMSSPCHIEMILTEKEQIVPKPEEEVAQKKKISQKKLKKQKLMARE